The Syntrophotalea acetylenivorans genome contains the following window.
GCATCATGGTTGGCCCGCCGAGAGCATGCACGTTGACCATTTTAACTCCCAGGCGGCAAGCTTCCACAGTGGCTCGAGCTACCGTGTTGGGGATGTCGTGGTACTTCAGATCAAGAAACACCTGCCCGCCCCGCTGCTGAATCCGCCGAACAATATCGGGGCCGCACTTGGTAAACAGCTGCTTACCGACCTTGAACAATCCAACCTTGTCATGCAACTGTTCCGCCCAACGTTCCGCAGCAGAACAGGAATCAACATCCAGAGCAAAAACAAGTCGTTGTTTTGCTGCCTCAATCATGATTTTCTCTCCAGAATATTTTTGATCCGCCGGGGGATTTCCTGCACCCGTTGCAATAATTCGGCAGATGCAGCGTTGCCGAGATCACGGCGCGCTGCGTGGCACTCCATATAAACCAGCTCACTCAGTGCTTCGGCGAGCAACTTCTTTTTGTCCCGTTCTTCGAGACCGGCCAGATTGGCTAAAATCCGTCCTCCATCCACAGAGCCGTCATCAAGCAAGGCAACATCCCGAAACACGTAGGAGAAGGGAGAAGGAACAGCCCTCAAGAAATTGCGCAACTCATCATTGAACCGGGGGTTGTTTTCGACAATTCGACGATACAGAAGAACGAGCACGCCGTTGAACACTTTGAGCATCTCGCCAATATCGCCGCCAATGGCAAAAGAGGGAGCATCCTCAATGCGAACAAGCCCCTTGCTTACCAGCTGGTGCAACAAACGCAACCCGTCGAGCTCGGCAACGCCACTGCGCCGTAAAACCGACTTGACATTGAGCCGACCGCGCCCAATAACATCGAGCATCACCTGTTCCTGCTCACCGAGGTTCGTCGCCTCTTTGTCCGTGGGCATGGGAATCGTTTCCAAAGAGCGAATCTGGCGCATGAACAGGGTCCGTTCATCGACCCGCCGCAGCCCCTCCATAATCAGATTCTGGGTGCTGGTGGACAGCCTTACCGCCTGGTCCTCTTCGACCTCCCGGTCCTCGTAATAAAAGCTGCCTTCAGCCGCCAGGAAGAGATTATATATACTCACTTCCACCTGATAGCGACTGGCAAGCCAGAGATCCTTGGCGGTAACAATTTTCTTTTCCACCAGACATTTGCCGATCTGAGCCTGACTACCCGCCAACTGACGGGCCTTGTGCAGGGCATCCCGGTCGAGCTTACCCTGATCATAAAGAATCTCGCAGAGATGTTCTTCGGCAAAGGTGCTGGTCGCAAAGACAATCTCACCCAGTTTGAAATAAATTTCTTTGCGGCCGCCTTTGAGTTCCAGGCATAGCACCCCGGTCTTGCGAAACATGTTAAAAAAGGACAACAAGTCAACCAGGGCAATATCACCCAGCCGACCAGCCATCTGCACAGGATTTTCGGGATCAATCACAAACAGGTGGCCAGGCCCATGGGAAGCAAGCTCCAAAGAATGGCCGCCGAGCTCCTTAGCCGCATAAAAGGGCAGCGCCAACCGGCCACTGCTATCGATACTGGTTTGTTTCATGACATGCACCTTTCACCCTGTGTCATGCAGCCAAGCGTTATTTATAGGGCCAAGGCCTGGCGGACTTCCTCGGCAAGGAGTTCCGCAGCCCCTGCCAGAGGCAGCATAGTCCGCTCACCGTCTTTGCGCCGCTGCAGCTCCACCGCCTCCTCTTTAAGACCACGGGTGCCGACCGTCAGTCGCAGGGGAATACCGAGAAGGTCGGCATCCTTAAACTTGCTGCCCGGGCGTTCGTCGCGATCATCCAACAGCACCTCGACACCAGCCTGCTGTAACGACTGATAGAGATCTTCAGAGGCCTTCAAGACCGCTTCATCCTTAGGATTAACCACTGCAATCAACACCTGGAAAGGCGCGATGGGCAGCGGAAAGATAATTCCATTTTCGTCGTGATTCTGTTCGATAGCCGAGGCAACGGTTCGACCGATACCGATGCCGTAACAGCCCATGATCAACACCCGGTCTTTGCCCTGATCGTCGAGAACCGTAGCACCCAACGCTTCGGAATACTTGGTGCCGAGCTTGAAGATATGCCCCACTTCAATCCCTCGCCAACTCTCCAACGGACTTGCGCAGCGGGGACAGGGATCGCCCGCCACGGTCAAGCGCAGATCGGCAAAGGCTTCAACGGTAAAGTCCCTCTGCAGATTAACACCGGCATAGTGACTGTCGGCAGCGTTGGCACCGACAATAAAATCGGCCATGGCCGCCACTTCGTGGTCGGCCAGCACTCGCAATTCAAGACCGACCGGACCGGCAAAACCGCTGGGCGCGCCGGTGACCTGCTGCACGACCTCTTCGCTGGCCAGAGTCACCTCGTTGCAGCCGAGCAAACGGCAAAGCTTGATGTCGTTCAGTTCCCGATCACCGCGCAACAGCACCGCTACGGTCTCTCCGCCATCGGTCTGCAGAACCAGAGTCTTGACCAGGCGCTGGGGAGTAACCTCAAGATAGGTCGTCACTTCTTCCACCGACTTCATACCGGGGGTGGCCACCTTCTGCAGATCCATCGCTGGCTCCGGTGTCGCCTCGGCAGTGGCGATCAGCTCCGCCTTCTCTACGTTGGCGGCATATTGGCAGCTGCTACAAGAGACAATAGCATCCTCGCCCGATTCGGCTAGAACCATAAATTCATGAGAGGAAGAACCGCCGATATTTCCGGTATCGGCTTCAACCGCTCGAAATTTCAGGCCACAGCGTTCAAAAATTCTTCGATAAGCCTGGAACATCTTTTCGTACGCGGCATCGGCACCGGCCTCATCGAGATCAAAGGAATAGGCATCCTTCATGATAAATTCACGACCGCGCATCAGGCCGAAACGGGGCCGGATCTCGTCGCGAAATTTGGACTGAATCTGGTATAAATTGAGAGGCAATTGTCGGTAGGAGCGTACCGCACCCCTTACGATGTCGGTAATAACTTCCTCATGGGTAGGTCCCAGACAGAAGTCACTATCTTTACGATCCTTGAGTCGCAACAGTTCCTTGCCGTACTGCTCCCAGCGCTGCGATTCCTGCCACAACTCAGCTGGGACAACCATCGGCATGAGCAGCTCCAGAGCTCCAGCCTTCTCCATTTCCTGACGAACGATCTCTTCCACCTTACGCACTGCACGCAATCCAAAAGGCAGATAGTTGTAGATGCCGGCGGCAACCTTACGGATCATGCCCGCCCGCAGCATGAGTTGATGGCTGACGATCTCAGCGTCAGCGGGGGTTTCCTTAAGGGTGGTGAGCAGGTATTGGGAATAGCGCATGGAGTACACCTCTGACTTGGCAGATTACAGAACACAGAAGCAGCAAAACAGCAGCGTCGAATTTAAAACAAAACAAGGCACCAAGTGCCTTTACGGGGCAGAAACTAGCTTATTTCCCGCCAGAATGCAAGCAAACTCGCTCACCAGTTAACCTCGTCAGGTTCACCAGTATCAACAGGCACAGGCATTCATGGACATTTTTCGCACAATGAATTAATGTTCAGTTCACAACCACCTGTGACCTTCCTTCACGGAGTATTCCCATGGACGAATTGCTCAATCCCTCTGTCTTTATCCGCCTGGTTGCAGCCGGAACGCCCCTGCTGTTAATTGCCACGGACAACGAGCAACGCAGCGAATCGTTGCTGAGCCGCTCCCTGCAGCAGGGTCTCAAAGATATGCCCGAGCCCCGGTCATGGAGTTGCACGGACGGCTTTCCCAACCAGGAAGATACCATCGAGCCGCTCAAAGCCCTGTCCTGGGCTATTAACCAGGAAGGCCGCGGCATCTATATCTTCAAGGATCTGCATTGGTTCTGGCAAGACCATCCCTTTATCCAGCGGCTGCTGAAAGACTTTGCCAGTCAACGCCGGGCCGCCGGCAAAGTGCTGGTACTGCTCTGCCCGAGGGTCGAGATCCCCCTGCCCTGCAGCCCTATATCACCGTACTGCGCCATGCCCTGCCAGACCGAGCCGAAATTCGCGGTTATCTGCAAGCCCACCGAGACAAGGACCCGGCGCTAGGCCGCATGATTACCGGTGATAACGACCTGAATCGTCTGACCCTGGCTGCCCAGGGCCTCGATTTGCGTGACATCGACGGTGCTCTACGCCTGGCCCGTGTCACCCGGGATGCGGGAGCCGAAGGAATTCGTGCTGCCCTGTTTCAAGACAAGAAGCAGCTATTGGCCCGCACCGGCATCATGGAATTCGTCGACAACGAACTCAATGTCGATCAAGTCGGAGGCATGGAAAACCTTAAGCATTGGATGGACAAACGGGAGCAGGCCTTCGGCGCCGAAGAACTGGCTTCCGGCAACAACCTGCCCAAAGGCGTCCTGATGATGGGTATCAGCGGATGTGGCAAAAGCATGTTTGTCAAAGCCATTGCCGCCCGCTGGCAGCTGCCCCTGGTGCGTCTCGATATGTCTACCGTCTACGAAGGAACCTACGGCTCTCCGGAAAGCAGCCTGCGCCAGGCCTGCAGTCTGGCCGAGTCGCTCTCCCCCTGCGTGCTGTGGATCGATGAAATCGAGGCCGGGATTTCCAACCAGGGCTTCAAGTCCGAAGGCGGCGCAGCATCCCGGGTGCTCGGCTATTTTCTCACTTGGATGCAGGAAAAACGCGCGCCGGTATTTGTGGCCGCCACGGCCAACGCTATCGAAATGCTACCGGCAGAGATGCTGCGCAAAGGAAGGTTCGATGAAATCTTTTACATCGCTCTGCCTAGCGTCGAAGAGCGGGAAGAAATCTTCAATATCCATTTGCGGCGGCGTGACTTCCAACCGGCGGACTTCTCGCCGTCGATGCTGGCTCATTCAACGAAGGGTTTTTCCGGCGCCGAAATCGAACAGGCGGTGGCCGGAGCCTCCTTCGAGGCCCTGGCCCAAGGCCGCCCCATGAACCAACAGGATATTATGGAGGCCATCGGCCGCACTGTGCCTATTTCGGTAACCATGGCCGAGCAGATCAAAAAGATCGAGGCCTGGGCCTTTAAACGGGCAGTACCGGCCAGTAAAAACGGCGGCCGCTGACTAAAGCGGCTAAGGAGAGCAGTATGTCCATCCATCGTTCACACCGCGCCGACTCCGTAACGCCCTTTCTGGCCATGGAGGTCATGGAGCGAGCCCAAGCCCTTGAAGCGGCTGGCCGCGATATTATCTATCTCTGCCTGGGAGAACCGGACCTACCAACACCGGCACCCGTTGTCAACCGGGCCATTGCCGCCATTGAACAGGGCCAAACCCGTTATACCCACTCTCTGGGTGATCGGGCAATCCGGCAAGCCATTGCCGATCATTACCGAAACCGCTACCGGGTAACCGTCGATCCAGACTGCGTGCTGGTGTCAGCCGGAACCAGTCCGCTGATGCTTCTGCTGTTCTCCATGCTGCTCGACCCAGGTGACGAGGTTATTCTCAGCGATCCAAGCTACGCCTGCTATCCGGACTTTATCCGGTTTGCCGGCGGCGTGCCTCGCCAGCTGCGCACCTTGGAAACGGCCGGGTTCCAGCCGCATCCGGCCAAGGTCCGCCCCTTGGTAAACGACCGTACTCGGGCAGTGCTGATCAACTCACCCTCCAACCCGACCGGCAGCCTGCTACCAACAGCCTGGCTGAAAGAACTGGCTCAACTACCAGTGCCTCTTGTTTCCGACGAAATCTACCACGGCCTGACTTATGAAGGAGAAGAACACAGCGCTCTGGAGTTCAGCGACCAGGCCTTTGTCCTCGGTGGGTTCTCCAAGGCCTATGCCATGACCGGCTGGAGACTGGGGTACCTTATCGCGCCGGCGGAGGCCATGCGTACGTTACAGACGCTGCATCAAAACTTCATGATCTGCGCCAGCAGTTTTGTTCAACAGGCCGGCATCAGCGCCCTTGAAGATTGCCAGACCGACCTCTGCCGCATGCGGGCCACCTACAATGAACGCCGCCTGTTTCTGCTGCAGGGACTACAAGATCTGGGGCTAAAGATCAAAAGCCAGCCCGCTGGGGCCTTTTACATTCTGGCCGATAGCCGCCACATCTCTGCCGACTCCTTGAAATTAGCGATGGAAATCCTTGAACAAACCGGCGTTGCCCTGACTCCGGGCATCGATTTCGGTGCCGGAGCCGAAGGTTTTTTACGTTTCTCCTATGCCAATTCCCGAGAGAATATCGACACCGCCTTGCAGCGACTTGCTCCCTTTTTCAAAGCCTGGGCCTGAAAAGTATACCGACAAAAGAAAGCGGGCCCCTCGATTCTCCGAGGCGGCCCGTTTTCTTTTGTCGGTCAGCTGACACCTGCAGCTTACTAGGTCCCTGCCTCAACCGGTCATAATGACATCGACCGGGCACACGTCGTCGCAGATTCCACAGTCGGTACATAATTCCTGATCGATCACATGGATTTCACCTTTTTCGCTGATAGCATCCACCGGACAGATATCGTCGCAGGCTCCACAATTGATACAGTCTTCCGTAATGTAATGTGTTCCCATTCTGGTACCTCCTCTGGTGATTGGTTTGGTCTGAATGACGTACTGATTTACAGCATAGCGAGGCCCGTTGGGATGTCCAGCCCGAACCACAGTTTTTTGCCTGCTATCGAATTGGCGGCCAGCTGGTATAATTACAGTCAGAAACAGCTCCAAGGCATCACGAAGGGAGAGTCACATGTTCCCCATCGTCAGCAACGACCTTATCGCCCCCAACCTGTATCGCATGGTGATTCGCGCACCGCGAATTGCCCGGTCTCGGCAGCCCGGCCAGTTTGTTATTGTACATGCAGATCAAGAAGCCGAGCGCATTCCCCTGACCATTGCCGACGCGGATATCGACCGGGGAACCGTCACCCTCTTTGTTCAGGCGGTCGGCTATTCGACCTGCCGTCTGACGGCCTTGCCGGCCGGAACCTCCTTGCGTGATCTGGCCGGCCCCCTTGGCCGACCGACGGAAATCAAACCCTGGGGGCGGGTCGCCTGCATCGGTGGCGGTGTCGGCACAGCGGTACTCTACCCTCTCGCAAAAGCCCTGGCCGAAGCCGGCAACCAGGTGATCAGCGTCATCGGCGGCCGTAACGCCGACCTCATTATCCTGGCCGACGAACTGGCAGAGTTTTGCGTCGAAGTGCTGGTAGCCACTGAAGATGGCAGCCGCGGCAGGCAAGGCTTTGTCACCCATGTTCTGCAGGGACTTATCGCCGACCCCCGCTCGATACCGCAAGCGGTCTACGCCGTCGGCCCGGTACCGATGATGAAAGCCGTAACCGAGATGACTCGCCCTCATCAGATTCGCACCATTGTCAGCCTTAATCCGATCATGATCGATGGGACCGGCATGTGTGGCGGCTGCCGGGTGGTGGTTGGCGGCGAACTTAAATTTGCCTGTGTAGACGGACCGGAGTTTGACGGCCATTTAGTTGATTTCGATTTATTGGCCGACCGGCTTTCCACCTATCGCACGGAAGAATGTAAAATGATCCGGAAACTTCCAGAGCAGCAACGCCCGGAGCAACGCAATCAATAGCCGGGGGTCCCGTCAACCGATCTCGGGCGTACACAAAAGGGTCATTTCCATTTCTGGAAATGACCCTATTTTATGTTTCACAATGGCTTGATCGACAAGCCGCTATGGACAGTCTTTCAGACTTAGATCACAAAGGCGAGTGCCCCGCACGGCTCCTTTCACGACGATGCGGAGCCCGCTCCGACATCCGGGCGCCCGTGGCCACAGGGGTCATCTTTTCCCCGTTACACATAACCTCGGCATCGCACTCGCTCCAGCAAATATCGCCCTTGCATACCTTGGTTACGGTAAATTCAACATCATATTCACCCGCTTTACCGATCAGAACATCACCATCTTGGAGTCTCATCTCTATTCTCCTTTCTTTTACAGAAGGTGGCATTAACCACCCTCTATATTATAGGCGTCTGCCAAACTTCCCGCAAGGCAAGCACCGACAAATATCACCGAGCAAAACACATCTGAAATCTTGTGCTTTGGATAAGACCACGCAAGGCCGCACACGCTGCTGAAGCAAGAACACACAGCAGTCAAAGACCATGACAATCACTCTTCGCCAACTTATTGAAATTGCACTGGAGCCGCCACGATCCGCCGATAAACGACAAGCTCCCGGTGATGAGGCTGCCACTCAATGAGCAGATTGGCCAAAGCCTGCCACAAGGAAACCCAGGCGGCTACCGTTAACCCCTCGGTGAGAATTTGACCTGGCACGCTGCCGTCATGGGCGATCTGTTGGCCTGCGATAATCGCCAGGGTCATCAGTGCCAAGCCAAGTCCGAACAGCGCCAGAGAGCGCCGGAACATGGCTTTTAACTCCCGTACCGTGACCTGTTGCAGATAATAGAGGTAGTTGCGAATACTCTGTTGAACCCGCTGCTTATTCTCTACGGAAGCAGGGCTTGTCAGGTTGATGCGGATGGTGAAATCGTGGCGGCCAAGCTCTTGGGCACAACCGATCAGGTAATCGACGAACTGGGGGTCGAGATCTTTTTTCAGATAAGGCGCGCTACGGTCAAAGCGGTCGAAAAGGTCTTCTACGGACCGTACCGATACGTCTACCACCACCTGCCGACTGTCGTTCATTTCGTAGCGGTCAATAATGCTTCGTTTCATAGCCACTCCACAAGCAGGGGTCCTTAATTACCAACATAGCCTTCGGAAACATTCTTACACTCCCCCACCTTATCCACCGAGTGAGGAAACCGGACTGGGCGCGGTATCTCCCACGCCAACGACTTCGCCTTGGTGAAAGAGCCACATTGTTCCGGGACGCATGGCCACCCAGGCTTCGTTGTCTGTCAGGGGTTGAGTCGC
Protein-coding sequences here:
- a CDS encoding DUF4388 domain-containing protein, yielding MKQTSIDSSGRLALPFYAAKELGGHSLELASHGPGHLFVIDPENPVQMAGRLGDIALVDLLSFFNMFRKTGVLCLELKGGRKEIYFKLGEIVFATSTFAEEHLCEILYDQGKLDRDALHKARQLAGSQAQIGKCLVEKKIVTAKDLWLASRYQVEVSIYNLFLAAEGSFYYEDREVEEDQAVRLSTSTQNLIMEGLRRVDERTLFMRQIRSLETIPMPTDKEATNLGEQEQVMLDVIGRGRLNVKSVLRRSGVAELDGLRLLHQLVSKGLVRIEDAPSFAIGGDIGEMLKVFNGVLVLLYRRIVENNPRFNDELRNFLRAVPSPFSYVFRDVALLDDGSVDGGRILANLAGLEERDKKKLLAEALSELVYMECHAARRDLGNAASAELLQRVQEIPRRIKNILERKS
- a CDS encoding proline--tRNA ligase — protein: MRYSQYLLTTLKETPADAEIVSHQLMLRAGMIRKVAAGIYNYLPFGLRAVRKVEEIVRQEMEKAGALELLMPMVVPAELWQESQRWEQYGKELLRLKDRKDSDFCLGPTHEEVITDIVRGAVRSYRQLPLNLYQIQSKFRDEIRPRFGLMRGREFIMKDAYSFDLDEAGADAAYEKMFQAYRRIFERCGLKFRAVEADTGNIGGSSSHEFMVLAESGEDAIVSCSSCQYAANVEKAELIATAEATPEPAMDLQKVATPGMKSVEEVTTYLEVTPQRLVKTLVLQTDGGETVAVLLRGDRELNDIKLCRLLGCNEVTLASEEVVQQVTGAPSGFAGPVGLELRVLADHEVAAMADFIVGANAADSHYAGVNLQRDFTVEAFADLRLTVAGDPCPRCASPLESWRGIEVGHIFKLGTKYSEALGATVLDDQGKDRVLIMGCYGIGIGRTVASAIEQNHDENGIIFPLPIAPFQVLIAVVNPKDEAVLKASEDLYQSLQQAGVEVLLDDRDERPGSKFKDADLLGIPLRLTVGTRGLKEEAVELQRRKDGERTMLPLAGAAELLAEEVRQALAL
- a CDS encoding AAA family ATPase, yielding MITGDNDLNRLTLAAQGLDLRDIDGALRLARVTRDAGAEGIRAALFQDKKQLLARTGIMEFVDNELNVDQVGGMENLKHWMDKREQAFGAEELASGNNLPKGVLMMGISGCGKSMFVKAIAARWQLPLVRLDMSTVYEGTYGSPESSLRQACSLAESLSPCVLWIDEIEAGISNQGFKSEGGAASRVLGYFLTWMQEKRAPVFVAATANAIEMLPAEMLRKGRFDEIFYIALPSVEEREEIFNIHLRRRDFQPADFSPSMLAHSTKGFSGAEIEQAVAGASFEALAQGRPMNQQDIMEAIGRTVPISVTMAEQIKKIEAWAFKRAVPASKNGGR
- a CDS encoding pyridoxal phosphate-dependent aminotransferase, with the protein product MSIHRSHRADSVTPFLAMEVMERAQALEAAGRDIIYLCLGEPDLPTPAPVVNRAIAAIEQGQTRYTHSLGDRAIRQAIADHYRNRYRVTVDPDCVLVSAGTSPLMLLLFSMLLDPGDEVILSDPSYACYPDFIRFAGGVPRQLRTLETAGFQPHPAKVRPLVNDRTRAVLINSPSNPTGSLLPTAWLKELAQLPVPLVSDEIYHGLTYEGEEHSALEFSDQAFVLGGFSKAYAMTGWRLGYLIAPAEAMRTLQTLHQNFMICASSFVQQAGISALEDCQTDLCRMRATYNERRLFLLQGLQDLGLKIKSQPAGAFYILADSRHISADSLKLAMEILEQTGVALTPGIDFGAGAEGFLRFSYANSRENIDTALQRLAPFFKAWA
- a CDS encoding DUF362 domain-containing protein, whose product is MGTHYITEDCINCGACDDICPVDAISEKGEIHVIDQELCTDCGICDDVCPVDVIMTG
- a CDS encoding sulfide/dihydroorotate dehydrogenase-like FAD/NAD-binding protein — encoded protein: MFPIVSNDLIAPNLYRMVIRAPRIARSRQPGQFVIVHADQEAERIPLTIADADIDRGTVTLFVQAVGYSTCRLTALPAGTSLRDLAGPLGRPTEIKPWGRVACIGGGVGTAVLYPLAKALAEAGNQVISVIGGRNADLIILADELAEFCVEVLVATEDGSRGRQGFVTHVLQGLIADPRSIPQAVYAVGPVPMMKAVTEMTRPHQIRTIVSLNPIMIDGTGMCGGCRVVVGGELKFACVDGPEFDGHLVDFDLLADRLSTYRTEECKMIRKLPEQQRPEQRNQ